From Streptomyces chrestomyceticus JCM 4735, one genomic window encodes:
- a CDS encoding RICIN domain-containing protein, which produces MARTTRAALVTAGMVAALTGGATTAHAANVAPAPVAETVQFQLAATGKCLDASPYTAGDQTKVQQLSCDGTDAQKWRVVPAAESTFEVRNVVSGRCLEVRRSQTQSGAEVWQWPCNGGEQQRWTFGLLDAVNKLYEIRPNHIGDQCLDIGHAQDTEGAAIWQWKCNQGAAQQWRIQPVK; this is translated from the coding sequence ATGGCACGGACCACCCGAGCTGCGCTCGTCACGGCCGGTATGGTCGCCGCGCTGACCGGCGGCGCGACGACCGCCCACGCGGCGAACGTCGCTCCCGCGCCGGTCGCGGAAACCGTACAGTTCCAGCTTGCCGCCACCGGCAAGTGTCTGGACGCCTCCCCCTACACGGCAGGGGATCAGACGAAGGTGCAGCAGCTCTCCTGCGATGGCACCGACGCCCAGAAGTGGCGCGTCGTCCCCGCCGCGGAGTCCACCTTCGAGGTGCGCAACGTGGTCAGCGGACGCTGCCTGGAGGTGCGCCGGTCACAGACCCAGTCCGGTGCCGAGGTGTGGCAGTGGCCCTGCAACGGCGGTGAGCAGCAGCGCTGGACGTTCGGTCTCCTGGACGCGGTCAACAAGCTCTACGAGATCCGCCCCAACCACATCGGTGACCAGTGTCTGGACATCGGTCACGCCCAGGACACCGAGGGTGCCGCGATCTGGCAGTGGAAGTGCAACCAGGGCGCCGCCCAGCAGTGGCGCATCCAGCCGGTCAAGTGA
- a CDS encoding ATP-binding protein has protein sequence MISPHDPTGTVLYEDLLDYSPFPKSVRLARYRMARLLWEWGYGHLVDDAELLVSELLTNAITHGRVPGRLVRVHLTVGKEVLRLAVSDAHGEAWPHVRGPGDDSPGGLGLVLVQEVAVRWGVRERQVGKTVWCELDVRRERPSVTGRRGRCSSGR, from the coding sequence ATGATCTCTCCGCATGACCCCACAGGAACCGTCCTCTACGAGGACCTGCTCGACTACTCGCCGTTCCCCAAGAGTGTGCGGCTCGCGCGGTACCGGATGGCCCGGCTGCTGTGGGAGTGGGGGTACGGGCACCTCGTGGACGACGCCGAGTTGCTGGTGTCCGAGCTGCTGACGAACGCGATCACGCACGGCCGGGTGCCCGGTCGGCTCGTACGTGTGCACCTGACGGTGGGGAAGGAGGTGTTGCGGCTGGCGGTCAGTGATGCGCATGGGGAAGCGTGGCCGCATGTGCGGGGGCCGGGGGACGACAGTCCCGGTGGGCTCGGGCTGGTGCTCGTGCAGGAGGTGGCCGTGCGGTGGGGTGTGCGGGAGCGGCAGGTCGGCAAGACGGTGTGGTGCGAGCTGGACGTCAGGCGGGAGCGACCATCGGTGACGGGCCGCCGAGGACGATGTTCCAGTGGTAGGTGA
- a CDS encoding AbfB domain-containing protein, which yields MNKSNIGPARAGSLRARRLVAHAIVTATALAAVSGMVAPVGAFAAPSDVVSAADVIRTSESDRVGAGRKIEYEVTAEQLGLSDRDFIIMLWGKAMDAGDKWEAVCRAAEKAIASASADDHVRFITTGIGEARELDWQREQEQKSADRMARKLKSQALIAVGIPVNPDLLTLSDDNFIRAIMLHDAASPEVKKAASRALGDKDPAVWRAFIADGAREAHDRDMENERKELEEKDRDEARRRAELDARRSAASLFDLELSEAMKNSGDDDFIRTLFNSIKAEDRSTVLYDATLKALSSSDPADWRTYIHSGAKQARKRDSEIAAEKKAKEDLDKVRTIRADAANTGVHPNLVAAADKALKGSPGDVAAFLREGQGRALRQSLQSGNPKLSGWYLRQSSVDGGNSFLTPVSAKSKETDREDATWVVTKALVKAPGCYSFESVRKPGHYLSLKDSRVRIALNDKSEGFLNGATWCVHVTKAGTTFESKAKAGHMLRQYKGDLYAAVKNGKRAYDTAKDFELDTTWNISTPLAG from the coding sequence ATGAACAAGAGCAACATCGGTCCCGCGCGTGCGGGTTCCCTCCGCGCGCGGCGCCTCGTCGCGCACGCAATCGTGACCGCCACGGCGCTGGCGGCCGTCAGCGGCATGGTGGCTCCGGTCGGCGCCTTCGCCGCGCCCTCGGATGTGGTCAGCGCGGCGGATGTCATCCGCACCAGCGAGAGCGACCGGGTCGGCGCGGGGCGGAAGATCGAGTACGAGGTGACGGCGGAGCAGCTCGGACTGAGCGACCGTGACTTCATCATCATGCTGTGGGGCAAGGCCATGGACGCCGGCGACAAGTGGGAGGCGGTGTGCCGGGCCGCGGAGAAGGCCATCGCCAGCGCCTCCGCCGACGACCACGTGCGCTTCATCACCACCGGCATCGGCGAGGCGCGCGAGCTGGACTGGCAGCGTGAGCAGGAGCAGAAGTCCGCCGACCGTATGGCGCGGAAGCTCAAGTCCCAGGCTCTGATCGCGGTCGGCATTCCCGTCAACCCCGACCTGCTGACGCTCAGCGACGACAACTTCATCCGCGCGATCATGTTGCATGACGCCGCCTCGCCGGAGGTCAAGAAGGCCGCCTCTCGCGCTCTGGGGGACAAGGACCCGGCCGTCTGGCGTGCTTTCATCGCTGACGGCGCGCGTGAGGCGCACGACCGTGACATGGAGAACGAGCGCAAGGAACTGGAGGAGAAGGACCGCGACGAGGCCCGGCGGCGCGCGGAGCTGGACGCCCGCCGGAGTGCCGCGTCCCTGTTCGACCTTGAGCTTTCCGAGGCGATGAAGAACTCCGGCGACGACGACTTCATCCGCACGCTGTTCAACTCGATAAAGGCTGAGGACCGGAGCACGGTCCTCTATGACGCGACTCTGAAGGCTTTGAGCAGCTCCGACCCGGCGGACTGGCGGACGTACATCCACTCCGGTGCCAAGCAGGCCCGCAAGCGTGACTCCGAGATCGCGGCAGAGAAGAAGGCGAAGGAGGACCTCGACAAGGTCCGCACGATCCGGGCCGATGCGGCGAACACCGGCGTGCACCCCAATCTGGTCGCTGCGGCGGACAAGGCGCTCAAGGGCAGCCCCGGGGACGTTGCCGCGTTCCTCAGGGAGGGCCAGGGCCGGGCCCTGCGGCAGTCTCTCCAGTCCGGCAACCCGAAGCTGAGCGGCTGGTACCTCCGCCAGTCCAGTGTTGACGGCGGGAACAGCTTCCTGACCCCGGTCAGCGCCAAGAGCAAAGAGACCGACCGTGAGGACGCCACGTGGGTCGTCACGAAGGCGCTGGTCAAGGCTCCCGGCTGCTACTCCTTCGAGTCCGTACGCAAGCCCGGCCACTATCTGTCGCTGAAGGACTCCCGGGTGCGGATCGCTCTGAACGACAAGAGCGAGGGCTTTCTCAACGGCGCCACCTGGTGCGTGCACGTCACCAAAGCCGGCACGACCTTCGAGTCCAAGGCCAAGGCCGGTCACATGCTGCGGCAGTACAAGGGAGACCTTTACGCGGCCGTCAAGAACGGCAAGCGCGCCTACGACACGGCCAAGGACTTCGAGCTGGACACCACCTGGAACATCTCCACGCCGCTCGCCGGCTGA
- a CDS encoding DUF397 domain-containing protein — MPELVFRKSTYSDHDHECVEVAANHPRTIAIRDSKRTDGPTLHVSPAAWTAFLTTLHTEQCPMATQAFRKSSYSNAHEECVEVAVSSPDAVAIRGSKHPTGPILHLSPAAWASFRTSVRSGWFEH; from the coding sequence ATGCCGGAGCTCGTTTTCCGCAAGTCCACCTACAGCGACCACGACCACGAGTGCGTCGAAGTAGCCGCCAACCACCCCCGCACCATCGCCATACGCGACTCCAAGCGCACCGACGGCCCCACCCTCCACGTCAGCCCCGCCGCGTGGACGGCCTTCCTTACCACACTCCACACGGAGCAGTGCCCCATGGCCACACAAGCATTCCGCAAGTCCAGCTACAGCAACGCCCACGAAGAATGTGTCGAGGTAGCCGTCAGCTCCCCCGACGCAGTCGCCATACGCGGCTCCAAGCACCCCACCGGCCCCATACTCCACCTCTCCCCCGCCGCTTGGGCCTCTTTCCGGACCTCCGTACGCAGCGGTTGGTTCGAGCACTAA
- a CDS encoding Hint domain-containing protein, with protein MSKAVSAVVAMAVLGTTATEAVAAVPAKPARASSFAQAMATLDAATASLPKPGATTKAPAESRLARLSAERDRQLVQDFADWDPEEEVKEAAKKALESDDPNAIREFLEHGEAEARKRAKDKKTDHDAEYRQKIEAMRGTGGPHFNTEVERVLGPKATAQDREAFLEYGAQIARDRDAKDEKTAKERAAELRRRVEMLATVGGTHVQAAAKAALATGTDAAITEFLEKGYQVAAQQDADDQAAHEKALKEEQEAADKLAELAIKTARAAKARTALIGFHGDAVKALKDASNAMTSAARAAREADQMLSADRAGKTLSSYDEVKAEAARQVKYATQAAKEARQAAAQAKVQADILVETGLTHGTEWSEVASGLAAAADAAVKASETAQHAVDATAADAAALNSKNAAEAHEQQAKQWRANAEQHAKAAATMAAAAEKQAKIAADAAARAKTARIEAEKAEAEAWEHAKKTRAARLEAERQAKIAAEQRQIAERERKLAAEARARAERERDAAAAARARAEAEARTASALRAQAQSAAATAASARASAEEKEGIAAKADERARGDERAAHEARDKAFQAEQNHRAAEAKAKATEAIAASGRGTLNAAEARAAADGARQDANAAGAAAGQARSAADGASGAAVRSRAAATEAAGHAARARAAAAEATAHAAKADAAANKAEAAAAAANAAANKAESEAAATHAAAQRANAQAAEATAQEARAGIAAHESARLADLAMREAKNALNAANRTKEEAEGAVREAAMARLQATTAVQASVAARGTAAGIADPANTAIEMTAPFTGSDVDADFATQVAKAALETGQEQVESAEAKATEALKAAKAAEDAAKRANAQVAPAFKAAADAANSAANAARSSANAMKSAAQAADDGAKARAAAASANKADAQAQADAQAARQAANQAYADAKAARDAANAAEAEASRARGAAAEATQHANAAAAAASKAEHEAAVAQSAATQAENDAAAASKLADSAEQHAKSAEETAKKANQYAQEAKESAEKAEAYEREQERKRREESLKEESGKGDSEELTAGQEAALKAAGITPEEYKAALELDDKGFLGFLKEHGAEILVSLLGLDDVKACFTKGDIEACVWTLIGALPWGKAFQAIKEAPAITKAIYRTVTGIGKFIEESDKAKKLIRKSKEIIDKLRKNPCFSEKEKNSFTPKTPVLMADGSRKAIRDVRVGQQVLATDPTTGRTESRAVTAVIVGEGQKHLVEVTIDTDGAAGNATGTLMATDGHPFWAANRSQWVDAKDLKTGDQLRTSDGDLPEVVGTRARTEVRRVYNLSIAGIHTYYVMAGGTPVLVHNSGCDPGVRPTVKWSRPDWDGWKHVQETHREGAVEYLKDPLNKGVFSGKFVKGEELKKRLQEVIDNGRASPNTMGREGTVYEYDFHKRIGRLSTAEGGREATAIRVIILDDGTLKTAHPI; from the coding sequence ATGTCCAAGGCCGTTTCCGCGGTCGTGGCCATGGCGGTGCTCGGCACCACGGCGACCGAAGCCGTCGCCGCCGTTCCCGCCAAACCCGCCCGGGCATCGTCGTTCGCCCAGGCGATGGCGACACTCGACGCGGCTACCGCGTCGCTGCCGAAGCCCGGGGCCACGACGAAGGCGCCGGCCGAATCCCGGCTCGCACGGCTCAGCGCGGAACGCGACCGCCAACTGGTCCAGGACTTCGCGGACTGGGACCCGGAGGAGGAAGTCAAGGAAGCCGCCAAAAAGGCCCTGGAGAGCGACGACCCGAACGCCATCCGGGAATTCCTGGAGCACGGCGAGGCCGAGGCCCGAAAGCGCGCCAAGGACAAGAAGACCGACCACGACGCCGAGTACCGCCAGAAGATCGAGGCGATGCGCGGCACCGGCGGGCCGCACTTCAACACCGAGGTCGAACGTGTCCTGGGCCCCAAAGCCACGGCACAGGACCGCGAGGCCTTCCTGGAATACGGTGCGCAGATCGCACGGGACCGGGACGCGAAGGACGAGAAGACCGCCAAGGAGCGCGCGGCCGAACTTCGCAGGCGAGTGGAGATGCTCGCCACGGTCGGCGGCACCCATGTGCAGGCGGCGGCCAAGGCCGCACTCGCCACCGGCACCGACGCGGCCATCACGGAGTTCCTGGAAAAGGGCTACCAGGTCGCCGCGCAGCAGGACGCCGATGACCAGGCAGCCCACGAAAAGGCCCTGAAAGAGGAGCAGGAAGCCGCCGACAAGCTGGCGGAACTGGCGATCAAGACGGCTCGCGCCGCCAAGGCCCGTACCGCGCTGATCGGCTTCCACGGGGATGCCGTCAAGGCCCTCAAGGACGCGTCCAACGCCATGACGTCGGCCGCCAGGGCCGCACGCGAGGCCGACCAGATGCTCTCGGCCGACCGGGCCGGCAAGACCCTGTCCTCCTACGACGAGGTCAAGGCCGAGGCCGCCCGCCAGGTGAAGTACGCGACCCAGGCGGCCAAGGAAGCCCGTCAAGCGGCCGCCCAGGCCAAGGTCCAGGCCGACATCCTGGTGGAGACCGGACTGACTCACGGCACGGAGTGGTCCGAGGTCGCCTCCGGCCTCGCGGCCGCCGCGGACGCGGCGGTCAAGGCGAGTGAGACCGCCCAGCACGCCGTGGACGCCACGGCCGCCGACGCCGCGGCGCTCAACTCCAAGAACGCGGCCGAGGCGCACGAGCAGCAGGCCAAGCAGTGGCGCGCCAACGCCGAGCAGCACGCCAAGGCGGCGGCCACGATGGCCGCGGCCGCCGAGAAGCAGGCCAAGATCGCGGCCGACGCGGCGGCCCGGGCCAAGACCGCTCGTATCGAGGCGGAGAAGGCTGAAGCGGAGGCGTGGGAGCACGCCAAGAAGACCCGTGCGGCCCGCCTCGAAGCCGAGCGGCAGGCGAAGATCGCCGCCGAGCAGCGCCAGATCGCCGAACGCGAGCGCAAACTGGCCGCCGAGGCCCGCGCCCGTGCCGAGCGCGAACGCGACGCCGCGGCTGCGGCACGGGCTCGCGCGGAGGCCGAGGCCCGTACCGCCTCCGCCCTGAGGGCCCAGGCCCAGTCGGCCGCCGCCACCGCCGCCTCGGCGCGCGCGAGTGCCGAGGAGAAGGAAGGCATCGCGGCCAAGGCCGACGAGCGGGCCCGCGGCGACGAGCGGGCGGCTCACGAGGCCCGGGACAAGGCCTTCCAGGCCGAACAGAACCACCGGGCCGCGGAGGCCAAGGCCAAGGCCACCGAGGCGATCGCCGCCTCCGGCCGCGGCACCCTCAACGCTGCCGAAGCCCGGGCTGCAGCGGACGGCGCCCGTCAGGACGCCAACGCCGCCGGAGCGGCGGCCGGTCAGGCACGCAGCGCCGCCGACGGCGCCAGCGGTGCGGCCGTACGCTCCCGCGCCGCCGCTACCGAAGCCGCCGGGCACGCCGCCCGGGCCCGCGCCGCTGCGGCCGAGGCCACCGCGCACGCCGCCAAGGCCGACGCCGCAGCCAACAAGGCCGAAGCCGCTGCCGCTGCCGCCAATGCCGCAGCGAACAAAGCCGAATCCGAGGCAGCCGCCACGCACGCCGCGGCGCAGCGCGCCAACGCCCAGGCCGCCGAGGCCACCGCCCAAGAGGCCCGCGCGGGCATCGCCGCCCACGAATCCGCCCGCCTGGCGGACCTGGCCATGCGGGAGGCCAAGAACGCCCTCAACGCGGCCAACCGCACCAAGGAAGAAGCCGAAGGCGCGGTCCGCGAAGCCGCGATGGCCCGACTCCAGGCCACCACCGCGGTCCAGGCATCGGTGGCCGCCCGCGGCACGGCGGCCGGCATCGCCGACCCGGCCAACACCGCCATCGAAATGACCGCGCCCTTCACCGGCTCGGACGTCGACGCGGACTTCGCCACGCAGGTCGCCAAGGCCGCCCTGGAGACCGGCCAGGAACAGGTCGAATCCGCCGAGGCCAAGGCCACCGAGGCGCTCAAGGCCGCCAAGGCCGCCGAGGACGCCGCCAAGCGGGCCAACGCCCAGGTGGCGCCCGCCTTCAAGGCCGCCGCCGACGCCGCGAACTCCGCGGCGAACGCCGCACGTTCGTCCGCCAACGCCATGAAGTCCGCTGCCCAGGCGGCCGACGACGGCGCCAAGGCCCGTGCCGCGGCAGCCAGCGCCAACAAGGCCGACGCCCAGGCCCAGGCCGACGCGCAGGCCGCCCGCCAGGCCGCCAACCAGGCCTACGCCGACGCCAAGGCAGCCCGCGACGCAGCCAACGCGGCCGAGGCCGAAGCATCCCGCGCCCGCGGCGCCGCCGCCGAGGCCACGCAGCACGCCAACGCCGCTGCCGCCGCCGCTTCCAAGGCCGAACACGAGGCCGCGGTCGCCCAGAGCGCCGCCACCCAGGCCGAGAACGACGCAGCCGCCGCAAGCAAGCTCGCCGACTCCGCCGAACAGCACGCCAAGTCGGCAGAGGAAACCGCGAAGAAGGCCAACCAGTACGCCCAGGAGGCGAAGGAATCCGCCGAAAAGGCGGAGGCTTACGAGCGTGAGCAGGAGCGGAAGCGGCGCGAGGAATCGCTGAAGGAGGAGAGCGGCAAGGGCGACTCCGAGGAACTCACTGCGGGCCAGGAGGCAGCTCTCAAGGCCGCCGGCATCACGCCTGAAGAGTACAAGGCAGCTCTCGAACTCGACGACAAGGGATTCCTCGGCTTCCTCAAGGAACACGGCGCCGAAATCCTGGTCTCCCTTCTTGGCCTTGACGACGTCAAGGCGTGTTTCACCAAGGGGGACATCGAGGCTTGCGTCTGGACTCTCATCGGCGCGCTCCCTTGGGGCAAGGCCTTCCAGGCCATCAAGGAAGCCCCGGCGATCACCAAGGCCATCTACCGGACTGTCACGGGCATCGGCAAGTTCATCGAGGAGTCCGACAAGGCGAAGAAGCTGATCCGCAAAAGCAAGGAGATCATCGACAAGCTTCGTAAAAACCCCTGTTTCTCAGAGAAGGAAAAAAATAGCTTCACTCCAAAAACTCCGGTGCTGATGGCCGACGGTTCACGTAAGGCTATCCGGGACGTGCGAGTCGGTCAGCAGGTTCTTGCTACCGATCCGACAACCGGCCGGACAGAGTCGCGCGCTGTCACCGCCGTCATCGTCGGCGAGGGACAGAAGCACCTGGTAGAAGTCACCATCGACACCGATGGTGCAGCCGGAAACGCCACCGGAACACTCATGGCCACCGACGGCCACCCGTTCTGGGCCGCCAACCGCAGCCAGTGGGTGGACGCCAAGGACCTCAAGACGGGTGACCAACTCCGCACCTCCGACGGTGACCTGCCCGAGGTCGTCGGCACCCGCGCCCGGACCGAGGTCCGTAGGGTCTACAACCTCTCCATCGCGGGCATCCACACCTACTACGTGATGGCGGGCGGGACTCCGGTTCTCGTTCACAACAGCGGCTGTGATCCCGGGGTTCGCCCGACTGTCAAATGGTCGCGACCTGACTGGGACGGCTGGAAGCACGTACAGGAAACACACCGCGAAGGCGCAGTGGAATACTTGAAGGACCCGCTCAACAAGGGTGTATTCTCTGGGAAGTTCGTCAAGGGTGAAGAGCTGAAGAAGCGCCTGCAGGAGGTTATCGACAACGGCAGGGCCTCCCCCAACACCATGGGGAGGGAAGGCACGGTGTACGAGTATGACTTCCATAAGCGGATCGGCCGCCTCTCAACGGCGGAAGGCGGTCGCGAAGCAACCGCAATTCGCGTGATCATCCTCGATGACGGAACCCTGAAGACCGCCCATCCCATATAG
- a CDS encoding helix-turn-helix domain-containing protein, which yields MERSQTSQGNRMSTVLGRRLGGELTKHRLAAGLTQGQAAKVISASTGKVARMESGWVPMRDPDIRILCELYEVSDPATVGGLLELARVDRERRKAKGWWSDASVFPAMKEYVTLESAATTIKTWQIVFVPGLLQSETYIRALNPDDRFVATRLARQKRLVDNPPLQLRAVIYEAALRNLVGGAETMRGQLDHLVNTATLPNVTVRVLPFRAGHQLGMGCGFNVISFAEPGSMDVVYMEIPRSQTWIEGGAEASAHDDMFERIAEQALSEHESRTFIRNLSKEL from the coding sequence ATGGAACGCAGCCAGACATCACAGGGCAACCGCATGTCGACCGTGCTGGGCCGCCGCCTCGGCGGCGAACTCACCAAGCACCGCCTCGCCGCCGGCCTCACACAAGGCCAAGCGGCCAAGGTCATCAGCGCGTCGACCGGCAAGGTCGCCAGGATGGAAAGCGGCTGGGTCCCGATGCGCGACCCGGACATCCGCATCCTGTGCGAGCTGTACGAGGTGAGCGACCCGGCAACGGTGGGCGGGCTACTGGAACTGGCCCGCGTGGACCGGGAACGGCGGAAGGCGAAGGGGTGGTGGAGCGACGCTTCGGTCTTCCCCGCGATGAAGGAGTACGTCACCCTGGAGAGCGCCGCGACGACGATCAAGACCTGGCAGATTGTCTTCGTGCCTGGCCTCTTGCAGTCCGAGACTTACATTCGAGCCCTCAACCCCGACGACAGGTTCGTAGCCACGCGGCTCGCCCGCCAGAAGCGTCTGGTTGACAACCCGCCGCTCCAGCTTCGCGCCGTCATCTACGAGGCTGCCTTGAGGAACCTGGTGGGCGGAGCTGAGACGATGCGTGGCCAGCTCGACCACCTTGTGAACACGGCGACCCTGCCCAACGTCACCGTGCGCGTGCTTCCGTTCCGAGCCGGCCATCAGCTGGGCATGGGATGCGGCTTCAACGTCATCTCCTTCGCAGAGCCTGGCTCGATGGACGTGGTCTACATGGAGATCCCTCGCTCTCAGACGTGGATTGAAGGTGGAGCGGAGGCTTCCGCACACGATGACATGTTCGAGAGGATCGCCGAGCAGGCACTCAGCGAGCATGAGTCGCGCACCTTCATTCGCAACTTGAGCAAGGAGCTATGA
- a CDS encoding FG-GAP repeat domain-containing protein, whose amino-acid sequence MEPPTWDYVQDVALKIAPGSEIVSAGRTGFLSVDPQNNVVWTDYQGRTTKVAQDDWQYTHTTGHGAVSDVVALGNTPYIQTFSKITLRDMATGATTLIDLTKYGYRYAGTVEGWVVATKKAALGEEVHVLGLQGGGTLTDRTVTGLPTDGTEFEMEAGAPGKALLRYARGVSGTGLHGYEVVDLAAAKVVPTRGMVSHLSSNAALSATHMASIGSVNYGDEKIYLSVTETRADNPKAWSTRLPGSYMPTMGLVGDWVMYGNRGRVREGSSPDELAIRAVPAGGGTARKVMDHATSSAPTPDGDLLVMGGTVAQGEGLYRVSAKAGGGAPTVELVAGTGQPTKVTLLGSDVSNTARLDQRRWHPRWHLSRRNVSMTITLRHNASGKRAEYHLVPDQGGENWDGWVDLNWDGLVNVRGRDEAAPNGAYTWELTAAPRNGIGPALHQKGSFTVERKPAAHDYTDNGSPDVIVRDRAGKLSLEDTAHDPLNPHSHKRRIVVGGGWNIYDQVVAVGDVAGASHGDVVARDSAGVLWLYLGKGDGSFDKPLKVGAGWNAYDAITGGSDLNGDGRGDLLARDRSGVLWLYQGTGNWRAPFAPRKKIGGGWGSYDNITAVGDVAGASAGDVVARDRSGVLWLYLGKGDGTFDGRVQIGAGWGGYRQLIGIGDSNADGRADLLVSGPDNGTYVYHGTGNWQAPFARPELAGITTSDETLA is encoded by the coding sequence GTGGAGCCTCCCACGTGGGACTACGTGCAGGATGTGGCGCTGAAGATCGCGCCGGGGTCCGAGATCGTCAGTGCGGGCCGTACCGGGTTCCTGTCCGTGGACCCGCAGAACAACGTGGTGTGGACGGACTACCAGGGCCGTACGACCAAGGTGGCCCAGGACGACTGGCAGTACACCCACACCACGGGACACGGCGCCGTGTCCGACGTCGTGGCGCTCGGGAACACCCCGTACATCCAGACGTTCAGCAAGATCACCCTGCGGGACATGGCCACCGGGGCCACCACACTCATCGACCTGACGAAGTACGGGTACCGGTACGCCGGCACCGTCGAGGGCTGGGTGGTCGCCACCAAGAAGGCCGCCCTCGGCGAAGAGGTGCACGTCCTCGGGCTTCAGGGCGGCGGGACGCTGACCGACCGGACCGTCACGGGCCTGCCCACCGACGGAACCGAGTTCGAAATGGAGGCGGGGGCTCCGGGCAAAGCCCTGCTGCGATACGCCAGAGGCGTCAGCGGCACGGGGCTTCACGGGTACGAGGTGGTCGACCTGGCCGCGGCCAAGGTTGTTCCCACCCGCGGCATGGTGAGCCATCTCTCGTCCAACGCGGCCCTGTCGGCTACGCACATGGCCTCGATCGGGTCGGTGAACTACGGCGACGAGAAGATCTACCTGAGCGTCACCGAGACGCGCGCCGACAACCCTAAGGCGTGGAGCACACGCCTGCCCGGCTCCTACATGCCGACCATGGGCCTGGTCGGCGACTGGGTGATGTACGGGAACCGAGGCAGGGTCCGAGAAGGATCCTCGCCGGATGAACTGGCCATCCGGGCCGTCCCGGCCGGCGGTGGCACCGCCCGCAAGGTGATGGACCATGCCACGTCCTCCGCACCTACTCCGGACGGCGATCTGCTGGTGATGGGCGGCACCGTCGCCCAGGGCGAAGGGCTCTACCGGGTCTCCGCGAAGGCCGGTGGCGGGGCGCCGACCGTGGAACTGGTCGCGGGCACCGGGCAGCCCACCAAGGTCACCCTGCTCGGCTCCGACGTATCGAACACGGCACGGTTGGACCAGCGCCGGTGGCACCCGCGCTGGCATCTGTCCCGGCGCAACGTCAGCATGACCATCACCCTGCGCCACAACGCCTCGGGCAAGCGGGCCGAGTACCACCTGGTCCCGGACCAGGGAGGCGAGAACTGGGACGGTTGGGTCGACCTGAACTGGGACGGCCTGGTCAACGTGCGCGGCCGGGACGAGGCAGCGCCCAACGGCGCCTACACCTGGGAACTGACCGCCGCACCCCGTAACGGCATCGGTCCCGCCCTCCACCAGAAGGGCTCCTTCACGGTCGAGCGCAAGCCCGCCGCGCACGACTACACCGACAACGGTTCGCCGGACGTGATCGTGCGCGACCGGGCGGGCAAACTGTCGCTCGAAGACACCGCCCACGATCCTCTGAACCCGCACTCTCACAAGCGCCGCATCGTGGTCGGCGGGGGCTGGAACATCTACGACCAGGTTGTCGCCGTCGGCGACGTGGCCGGTGCCTCCCACGGTGACGTGGTGGCGCGGGACTCGGCGGGCGTGCTGTGGCTCTACCTCGGCAAGGGTGACGGGAGCTTCGACAAGCCGCTGAAGGTCGGCGCCGGATGGAACGCGTACGATGCGATCACCGGCGGCAGCGACCTGAACGGTGACGGCCGCGGCGACCTGCTGGCCCGCGACCGGTCCGGCGTGCTGTGGCTGTATCAGGGCACCGGCAACTGGCGGGCACCGTTCGCGCCGCGCAAGAAGATCGGCGGCGGCTGGGGCAGCTACGACAACATCACCGCCGTCGGTGATGTGGCGGGTGCTTCCGCCGGTGACGTGGTGGCTCGCGACCGTTCCGGCGTCCTCTGGCTCTACCTCGGCAAGGGCGACGGCACCTTCGACGGACGCGTGCAGATCGGCGCCGGCTGGGGCGGCTACCGCCAACTGATCGGCATCGGCGACTCCAACGCCGACGGCCGCGCCGACCTCCTCGTCTCCGGCCCGGACAACGGCACGTACGTCTACCACGGCACGGGCAACTGGCAGGCACCGTTCGCCCGGCCCGAGCTGGCCGGGATCACCACGTCGGACGAGACCCTCGCCTGA
- a CDS encoding RICIN domain-containing protein has product MPRPIRAALATAAGLTALVGGAATAHAAPAASTPAAVQLQAAHSGKCLTIAGGSFNNGANAVQSACVDGLDNQTFELVPAGGGTFEVRAKHSGKCLEVRGAGTAAGDNVWQWWCGEGDHQRWRFRLVEVAKELFELRPEQAPNLCLEVNRSNLADGANVAQWTCHGGDNQRWRILPVTA; this is encoded by the coding sequence ATGCCTCGGCCCATCCGAGCCGCGCTGGCCACCGCCGCCGGTCTCACCGCGCTCGTCGGCGGCGCGGCCACCGCCCACGCCGCTCCCGCCGCCTCCACACCGGCGGCGGTACAGCTCCAGGCCGCGCACAGCGGCAAGTGCCTCACCATCGCGGGCGGCAGCTTCAACAACGGTGCCAACGCCGTGCAGTCGGCCTGCGTCGACGGCCTGGACAACCAGACCTTCGAACTCGTCCCCGCCGGGGGCGGAACGTTCGAGGTACGGGCAAAGCACAGCGGCAAGTGCCTCGAAGTGCGCGGCGCAGGTACGGCGGCGGGCGACAACGTCTGGCAGTGGTGGTGCGGCGAGGGCGACCACCAGCGCTGGCGGTTCCGCCTGGTCGAGGTTGCCAAGGAGCTGTTCGAGCTGCGTCCCGAGCAAGCGCCGAACCTCTGCCTGGAGGTCAACCGCAGCAATCTGGCCGACGGCGCCAACGTGGCGCAGTGGACGTGTCACGGGGGCGACAACCAGCGCTGGCGGATCCTGCCGGTGACCGCCTGA